GTCGAGGTGGCCGTGGACGACGAGCGCGGGACGCGAGCGGTCGCGGCCCTCCACGCGCGCGACGACGCTCGTGCGGCGCGGCGCCGACTCGAAGAGCTGCGGCTCGAGCCCGAGCCCGCGCAGGCGCGCCTCGACGTACTCGGCCGCCTCCCGCTCCCCCGCCGAGCTCCCCCCGCCGTGGTTGGTGGTGTCGATGCGGATGAGATCGCGCGCGATCTCGGCGGTCGCCTCGAGCGGGGCGTCGGCTGCGGCGGAGGTGGTCATGCCCACAACGCTACCCGGCGGTCATGGCACGGGTCCGGAGCGTGCTAGTGTCTCTTCTCGGCCCTCCTGATGGAGGATCGCAGCAGGACACTCGCGCGGGTGGCGGAAATGGCAGACGCGCTAGCTTGAGGTGCTAGTGCCCGTATAGGGCGTGGGGGTTCAAGTCCCCCCTCGCGCACGCGAGTGCGAAGGCCCCGGATCGATGATCCGGGGCCTTCCTCCGTTGCGGGGACCGGCCGCGAAGGATGCCGTCGCGATCGCGTGGACCGGGCCGCCGCATCCCGCGGTGCGGGTTACGATGAGCCCACATGCTCCCCGGTCCCGCTCGCCTCACCGGCACGATCACGGTGTGGCACGACGATCGCGGCTACGGCTTCATCACGCCGGACCGCGGCGGAGGTCCCGTGTTCGTGCACATCTCCGCGTTCCCGGAGATGCCGCGACGGCCTGCGATCGGCGACGGGCTGGGCTTCGAGCTGCGTCAGGATGCGCGCGGCCGGCTCAGCGCGAGCCGTGTCGAGGTGATCCGGGCGGTGCCCGTCGCGGTGCCCTCGCCGCTGCGGCGCCCCGCCTCCGCGGGCGACGTCGTCGGCATCCTCGCGGTCGTCGCGCTCCCCGTCCTGTTGATCGCCGTCCACCTGGCCTGGGGGCCGCTGCCGATCTTCGTGCCGCTGCTCTACGGCGGCATGAGCGTCGTCTGCTTCCTCGCCTACGCGGCCGACAAGCGCGCCGCCGCGTCGGGCGGGTGGCGCATCCCCGAGAGCTCGCTCATCGCGCTCGGCATCGTCGGCGGATGGCCGGGCGCGCTGCTCGGGCAGCGGATCCTGCGGCACAAGACGCGGAAGACGAGCTTCATCATCTCGCTCTGGGGCGGCGTCGTGCTCAACGTCACCGCCCTCGTGCTGCTCGCCTCGCCGCTCGCGGCGGCCGCACTCCGGACGATCCTCCAGGGGCTCTGAGCGCGCTCGATCGAGACCGGCCTCCCGCATTGACGCATTCGAACATCTGTTCGATCATGGAGGGATGAGCAGCTCGACCGGCGCCGCCCTCGTCGCCCCCGCCGACCCCCGCGGCGAGACCGTGCGCGAGCTGCAGGAGCGCATCCGCGGCATGCAGCGGCGCACGCTCGACACGCGCGCGCTGCCGACCGACCCGGCACTCGCCGAGCTCCTGCCCGGGGGCGCGCTCGCGGCCGGCACCGCCGTCGCGGTCGAGAGCTCCACCCTCCTCGCACTCGGGCTGCTGCTCGGGCCGAGCCGCGCCGGATCCTGGTGCGCCGTCGTCGGCCTGCCGGATCTCGGCGTCGAGGCGGCGGCGGGGCTCGGGATCGATCTCGAGCGGCTCGTGCTCGTGCCGCACCCGGGCGAGCAGTGGCTCTCCGTGCTCGCGGCGCTCGTCGAGGTCGTCTCGGTCGTGCTCGTGCGGCCGCCCGCCCCGAGCCGTCCCGGGCGCCCTCCCGTCTCGGAGGCGGCGGCGGGGCGCCTCGCCTCCCGGCTGCGCCAGCGGGAGGCCGCGCTCGTCGCCCTCGGCGACTGGCCGCGGAGCGAGGCGCGGCTCAGCATCGCCGAGAGCAGCTGGTCGGGCATCGGCCAGGGCTTCGGCCGCCTCCAGGCCCGGCAGGTCACGGTCGCCTCCGCCTCCCGCGCCTGGTCGGGCCGCGGGCGCTCGCGCCGCCTCTGGCTGCCGGGCGCCGATCAGCGCATCGCGCCCGTCACGGCATGGGATGCCGCCCCTGCGGCAGGATGAGGGCATGGGCGATCCGCGGCACCCCGAGGGCGAGTTCGACGCCGAGCTGTGGCTCTGGGAGGCGCGCCGGGAGGCCTGGACCTTCGTGACGCTGCCGCCCGAGCTCGGCGAGGCGGTGCGGGACGCGGCCGGCGCCCGCCCGCCCGCGGGCTTCGGGGCCGTCCCCGTCGAGGTCTCGACCGGCACGACGAGCTGGCGCACCTCGGTCTTCCCCGACGCCGCGCGGGGCAGCTACGTGCTGCCCGTGAAGGCCGCCGTGCGCCGGGCGGAGGGCCTCGAGCCCGGCGCGAGCGCGCGCTACCGCATCCGCGTGCGCTGACGACGCGGGTTCATCTGGCGGACGACGGTCGTTCACCCCCGCGGCGACCCCCCGTTCGGGTGGCGGGACTTGCCTGGGCGCGCGCCGCACCGACGCATCCCCCACTCATCAGGAGCGATGGCATGAATCGAACGACCCGCCGCACCCTCGCGATCGCGAGCGCGGCCTTCCTCGCGGGAGGCCTTCTCGCCGTCCCGCTCGCCGCGACCGCGAGCGCGCCCCAGCGCGCCGACGGCCAGTGGACCCGCAACGCGGGCGACCAGACGAGCGCCGTGAAGTCCGCCGTCAAGGGAGGGAAGGCGAAGAACGTCATCCTCCTCATCGGCGACGGCATGGGCGACTCCGAGATCACGATCGCCCGCAACTACGCCTACGGCGCGGCGGGCGAGCTGCCCGGCATCGACGCGCTCCCCCTGACGGGCCAGTACACGACGTACTCGCTCTACAACTCGGGCGAGAACAAGGGCAAGCCGGACTACGTGCCGGACTCCGCCGCGACCGGGACCGCCTGGGCGACCGGCTGGAAGACCTATGACAACGCCGTCTCGGTCGACATCGACGGCCGGCCGCACGACTCGATCCTCCAGATCGCGAAGGCGAACGGGCTCGCGACCGGCAACGTCTCGACCGCCGAGATCCAGGATGCGACCCCGGCCGTCCAGGTCGCGAACGTCGCCGCGCGCTCCTGCTACGGCCCCGACAGCACGAGCTGCGGCGACGACGCGCTCGCGGAGGGCGGCCCCGGGTCGATCTCCGAGCAGCTCCTCGACACCCGCCCGGACGTGACCCTCGGCGGCGGGGCCGCGAGCTTCCAGCAGGTCGCGAAGGCCGGACCGTGGGAGGGCGAGACGCTCGCCGAGCAGGCCTCGCAGCGCGGCTACCAGCTGGTCTCGGACGCGGCGGGCCTCGCGGGCGTGACGCGCGCGAGCCAGAAGGCGCCGGTCCTCGGCCTCTTCGCCTCCGGCAACCTGCCGACCCGCTACAGCGCGACGACGGCGACCGTCGGCGGCGCGGACCTCGACCCGACGACCTGCACGGAGAACCCGAAGCGGCTCCCGGCGGCGCTCTCGCTCTCGTCCATGACGAAGAAGGCGATCTCGCTCCTCAAGGGCTCGAGCGACAAGGGCTTCTTCCTGCAGGTCGAGGGCGCGTCGATCGACAAGCGCGACCACTCGGCCGACGCATGCGGGCAGATCGGCGAGACGGTCGACCTCGACGAGGCGGTCCAGGCGGCGCTCGCCTTCGCGAAGAAGGACGGGAACACGCTCGTCATCGTGACGGCCGACCACGCGCACACCTCGCAGATCGTCGACTCGACCCCGCCGGCGACGCTGTCGACGGCGCTCACGACAGCCGACGGCACGACGATGAAGGTCGCGTACGGCACGGCCGCCGCGGGCGGCTCGCAGCAGCACACGGGCTCGCAGCTCCGCGTGGCGGCCTACGGTCCGGGGGCGGCGAACGTCGTCGGCCTCACGGACCAGACGGACACCTTCTTCACCATGGCGCGCACGCTCGGCCTGGAGCGCGACCTCGACTCGCTGAGCGACCGCGCCCGCGTCTCGCTCTCGCGCAGCTCGGTCGCGCCCGGGAAGGCGGTGACCGCCTCCGCGAGCCGCTTCGGCGGAGACCGCCAGGTGACCGCGACGATCCTGAAGGGCGGCGAGGTCGTCGGACGCGCCGACCTCATCCGCGGCTCGGCGCAGATCCGCTTCGAGGCGCCCGACGCCCCCGGCCGCTACACGGTCGTGCTGGAGGGCGTGCAGTCGGGGGCCACGGCCTCCGCGCGCCTCACGGTGACGCGCTAAGTCCCCGAACGGCCCCGGACGGCCCCGCACGCGATCCGCGTGCGGGGCCGCTCCGCGTCCGCCCGCCGTCGGCCAGCGCGTGTCGGCGGCGTGCGTCATACTCGAACACATGTTCGAAGAACGATCGCGGGGCAGGGCGGCAGGAGGCCGGCGCCGCAGCCGCGCCGCCGTCGCCGAGGGCGTCGCCGCGCCCCGGCTGCTCGCGATCTGGGCGCCCGACTGGCCGGTCGCGGCGCACATGGCCGCGGAGCGCATCCCCGAGGGGGCGCCCGTCGCCCTCGTGCTCAAGGGCGAGGTGCACGCCTGCTCGGCCGCGGCGCGGCACGAGGGCGTCCGCCGCGGGCTGCGCGTTCGCGAGGCGCAGGCCCGCTGCCCGGGACTCCGGGTGCTCGCCTACGACGCCGCGCTCGACGCCCGCGCCTTCGAGCCCGTCATCGCGGGCCTCGAGGCCGTGCTGCCGGGCGTGCACCCCGTGCGACCGGGCACGCTCGCGGTCGCGGCGCGGGGTCCCGCCCGGTACTACGGCGGCGAGCAGGCGGCGGCGCTCGCGATCCTCGCGGCGGTCGGCGAGCTCGGCGTACGGCGGGCGCGCGCCGGCGTCGCAGAGGGGCTCTTCGCGGCGGAGCGCGCCGCCCGCGCGCCGCGGGAGGACGCGCCCGTCACGATCGTGCCCGCGGGCGATGCCGCCGCCTTCCTCGCACCGCTCCCCGTGCGCCTCCTCGAGCAGCCGGAGCTCGTGCAGCTCCTGCCGCGGCTCGGCATCCGCACCCTCGGCGAGTTCGCCGCCCTCGGCGAGGCGGAGGTCGCCGAGCGCTTCGGGCCCGGCGGCGCGCGGCTCCACGCCCTCGCGGGCGGGCGCGACCTGCGCGCCGCGACGCCCCGCATCCCGCCGCGCGACCTCGATGCCGAGGCGCGCTTCGAGCCGCCGCTCGAGCGCGTCGACCAGGTCGCCTTCGCCCTCCGCGCCCCCGCCGCGGCGCTCGTCGACGGCCTCCTCGAGGAGCGGCTCGTCGCGACCGCGCTCCGCGTCGTCCTCACGGGCGAGGAGGGCGAGACGAGCGAGCGGGTCTGGCTGCACCCGCGCTCCTTCACGGCCGCCGAGGTCGTCGACCGGGTGCGCTGGCAGCTGCAGGGTGCGCTCGAGCGCGATGGCGGGGCCGCGGCGCTCCGCTCCCCCGTCGCCGCCGTCCGCGTCTCCCCCGAGACCGTCGAGCCGCTCTCGGGCCACGAGCGCGGGCTCTGGGGCACCGGCCCGGATGAGGGCGTGCACTCGGGCCTCTCCCGCATCCAGGGCATGGTGGGCCATCGCGGGGTCCTCACGCCGGCGCCCTCGGGCGGACGGCGCCCCGTCGACCGGCAGGCGCTCGTGCCGTGGGGCGACCGCCCGATCGTCGCCCGCGATCCCGGGCAGCCCTGGCCGGGCGCGCTCCCGCCGCCCGCGCCCGCGACCGTCTACGAGGTGCCGCGGCCGCTGCGCGTCGACGACCGGCGGGGCCGCCCCGTCGCGGTCGACGAGCGCGGGCGGATCAGCGGCGCGCCCGCCGTGCTCGTCTCAGGCACCGGGGCGCGGCGCGACGTCACCTCGTGGGCCGGCCCCTGGCCGATCGAGGAGCGCTGGTGGGATCCCGTCGCGAGCCGGCGCGCCCACCGCTTCCAGCTCGTCGACGCGGAGGGCGCGGCCTGGCTGCTCGTGCTCGACGACTCCGGCTGGTGGGCGGAGGGCCGCTATGACTGAGCCCGGAGCGGGGTCGGCCTGATGGGCTGGAGCAACCCCCCGGTCAGCTGGAGCGAGTTCGAGCGCGCGCTCTCGGATCGCCGACGCCCGAACGACCGCCCGCCCGACGTCGACGGCGGCGACAGCCCCGCCTGGAGCCTCAAGCGGCCGCGCTACCGGCAGCCCGAGGACATCGTGCGCGACGAGACGGCGCCGCCCTACGCGGAGCTCCACGCGCACTCCAGCTACAGCTTCCTCGACGGCGCGAGCAGCCCCGAGGAGCTCGTCGAGGAGGCGGAGCGGCTCGGCCTCCACGCGCTCGCGCTCGTCGACCACGACGGCTTCTACGGTCTCGTGCGCTTCGCGGAGGCGGCCGAGCCCGCCGCGCTGCACACGGTCTTCGGCGCCGAGCTCTCGCTCGGCCTGAGCGGCCCGCAGAACGGCGAGCCCGATCCCGAGGGCGCCCACCTGCTCGTCCTCGCCCGCGGCGAGGAGGGCTACCACCGCCTCTCGGGCGCCATCACGGCGGCGCAGCTCGCGGGCGGCGAGAAGGGGCGCCCCGTCTACGACCTCGACGAGCTCGCCGAGCGCGCGCGCGACGACACCGGGACGAGCACCTGGCGCATCCTGACGGGATGCCGCAAGGGCGCCGTCCGGCAGGCGCTGCGGAGCGGCGGGGCCGCGGCCGCGGGCGCGGCGCTCGACCGGCTGACGGCCCGCTTCGGCCGGGACTCGGTCGTCGTCGAGCTCCACGATCACGGCCTCCCGCTCGACAGCGAGCACAACGACGCGCTCGCCGCCCTCGCGGCCGAGCGCGGGCTGCCGGTCGTCGCGACCGGCAACGTCCACTACGCGAGCCCGGACCGGCGGCGGCTCGCCGACGCGCTCGCCGCGGTGCGCGCGCAGCGCAGCCTCGACGAGCTCGAGGGCTGGCTGCCGGCCGCCGGCGCCGCCCACCTGCGCAGCGGGCACGAGATGCAGGCC
The Homoserinibacter sp. YIM 151385 DNA segment above includes these coding regions:
- a CDS encoding cold shock and DUF1294 domain-containing protein — translated: MLPGPARLTGTITVWHDDRGYGFITPDRGGGPVFVHISAFPEMPRRPAIGDGLGFELRQDARGRLSASRVEVIRAVPVAVPSPLRRPASAGDVVGILAVVALPVLLIAVHLAWGPLPIFVPLLYGGMSVVCFLAYAADKRAAASGGWRIPESSLIALGIVGGWPGALLGQRILRHKTRKTSFIISLWGGVVLNVTALVLLASPLAAAALRTILQGL
- a CDS encoding DUF1905 domain-containing protein encodes the protein MGDPRHPEGEFDAELWLWEARREAWTFVTLPPELGEAVRDAAGARPPAGFGAVPVEVSTGTTSWRTSVFPDAARGSYVLPVKAAVRRAEGLEPGASARYRIRVR
- the phoA gene encoding alkaline phosphatase, coding for MNRTTRRTLAIASAAFLAGGLLAVPLAATASAPQRADGQWTRNAGDQTSAVKSAVKGGKAKNVILLIGDGMGDSEITIARNYAYGAAGELPGIDALPLTGQYTTYSLYNSGENKGKPDYVPDSAATGTAWATGWKTYDNAVSVDIDGRPHDSILQIAKANGLATGNVSTAEIQDATPAVQVANVAARSCYGPDSTSCGDDALAEGGPGSISEQLLDTRPDVTLGGGAASFQQVAKAGPWEGETLAEQASQRGYQLVSDAAGLAGVTRASQKAPVLGLFASGNLPTRYSATTATVGGADLDPTTCTENPKRLPAALSLSSMTKKAISLLKGSSDKGFFLQVEGASIDKRDHSADACGQIGETVDLDEAVQAALAFAKKDGNTLVIVTADHAHTSQIVDSTPPATLSTALTTADGTTMKVAYGTAAAGGSQQHTGSQLRVAAYGPGAANVVGLTDQTDTFFTMARTLGLERDLDSLSDRARVSLSRSSVAPGKAVTASASRFGGDRQVTATILKGGEVVGRADLIRGSAQIRFEAPDAPGRYTVVLEGVQSGATASARLTVTR
- a CDS encoding DNA polymerase Y family protein, giving the protein MFEERSRGRAAGGRRRSRAAVAEGVAAPRLLAIWAPDWPVAAHMAAERIPEGAPVALVLKGEVHACSAAARHEGVRRGLRVREAQARCPGLRVLAYDAALDARAFEPVIAGLEAVLPGVHPVRPGTLAVAARGPARYYGGEQAAALAILAAVGELGVRRARAGVAEGLFAAERAARAPREDAPVTIVPAGDAAAFLAPLPVRLLEQPELVQLLPRLGIRTLGEFAALGEAEVAERFGPGGARLHALAGGRDLRAATPRIPPRDLDAEARFEPPLERVDQVAFALRAPAAALVDGLLEERLVATALRVVLTGEEGETSERVWLHPRSFTAAEVVDRVRWQLQGALERDGGAAALRSPVAAVRVSPETVEPLSGHERGLWGTGPDEGVHSGLSRIQGMVGHRGVLTPAPSGGRRPVDRQALVPWGDRPIVARDPGQPWPGALPPPAPATVYEVPRPLRVDDRRGRPVAVDERGRISGAPAVLVSGTGARRDVTSWAGPWPIEERWWDPVASRRAHRFQLVDAEGAAWLLVLDDSGWWAEGRYD